A region from the Chelmon rostratus isolate fCheRos1 chromosome 6, fCheRos1.pri, whole genome shotgun sequence genome encodes:
- the LOC121607482 gene encoding aquaporin-9-like — MRKHCALKHGIFKEFLAEFLGTFVLVLFGCGSVAQTVLSRNTLGEPLTVHIGFSVGLMMAAYVAGGVSGGHVNPAVSLAMVILGKLKIWKFPFYVIAQFLGAFAGAAAVFGLYYDAFMDFTSGILSVTGINATGHIFASYPARHLSILGGFIDQVVGTGMLVLCILAIIDGGNIGAPKGVEPLAIGLIIMAIGVSMGLNCGYPLNPARDLGPRLFTAVAGWGMEVFSTADYWWWIPVAGPMVGGVVAAVIYYLLIELHHHRDEPEKPHEEEEEEEDDDDDEDSSLKDKYEMITMS; from the exons atgaggaaacactgtgcaCTCAAACATGGAATATTCAAGGAATTCCTGGCAGAATTCCTGGGGACATTTGTCTTGGTT ctgtttggctGTGGCTCAGTCGCTCAGACCGTCCTGAGTCGAAACACCCTCGGGGAGCCTCTCACCGTCCACATCGGCTTCTCTGTAGGACTGATGATGGCAGCGTATGTGGCCGGCGGAGTGTCAG GGGGCCATGTGAACCCTGCTGTTTCTCTGGCCATGGTGATTCTGGGCAAACTGAAGATCTGGAAGTTTCCCTTCTACGTCATTGCTCAGTTTCTTGGTGCTtttgctggagctgctgcagtcttTGGGTTATACTACG ATGCTTTCATGGACTTCACCAGTGGGATTCTTTCAGTGACGGGAATCAATGCAACAGGTCACATTTTTGCCTCCTACCCTGCGCGACACCTGTCAATCCTCGGTGGCTTCATTGATCAG GTGGTGGGGACAGGCATGCTGGTCTTGTGTATCCTGGCCATCATTGACGGTGGAAACATTGGAGCTCCCAAAGGTGTGGAGCCGCTGGCCATTGGCCTGATCATCATGGCCATCGGTGTGTCCATGGGGCTGAACTGCGGCTACCCCCTGAACCCTGCCAGAGACCTGGGACCCCGGCTGTTCACAGCTGTAGCAGGATGGGGCATGGAGGTCTTCAG CACCGCAGACTACTGGTGGTGGATCCCTGTGGCGGGGCCCATGGTGGGGGGCGTGGTCGCAGCCGTCATCTACTACCTCCTCATTGAGCTGCACCACCACCGCGATGAGCCCGAGAAGCCccacgaggaggaggaagaggaggaggacgacgacgATGACGAGGACAGCAGCCTGAAGGACAAATATGAGATGATCACCATGAGCTAA